In one window of Erythrolamprus reginae isolate rEryReg1 chromosome 1, rEryReg1.hap1, whole genome shotgun sequence DNA:
- the LOC139163675 gene encoding mast cell protease 2-like, whose product MDEAWRLCSLLVALLSTSLATAGPLRSQIVGGHEAKPHSRPYAAALKIGGDFGCGGFLIAPRWVMSAAHCNGEISVILGAHDLNAVEKTQQVFGVISSHPHPGYYIVGGIPFNDILLLKLDREAELNENVQMIPLPKSKDDLPKNTRCSVAGWGRIDATYLPTPKLFVTNVTIPGRRRCLQFDPELTDGMLCAGSRATICDVSNGDSGSALICNGAAHGIVSYGFQIPPSIYTRVAYYLPWIQATMNEH is encoded by the exons ATGGACGAGGCTTGGAGACTCTGCTCCCTTTTGGTGGCTCTCCTGTCCACCTCCTTGGCCACTGCTG GGCCCCTTCGCAGCCAGATCGTCGGGGGACATGAAGCGAAGCCGCACTCCAGACCTTACGCAGCCGCTTTGAAAATCGGTGGAGATTTTGGATGTGGGGGGTTCCTCATTGCCCCCCGGTGGGTGATGTCGGCAGCTCATTGCAACGG GGAAATTTCCGTCATTTTGGGCGCGCACGACTTGAATGCTGTTGAAAAGACCCAGCAAGTGTTTGGAGTCATAAGCTCTCACCCACATCCCGGTTACTACATAGTGGGCGGTATCCCTTTCAATGACATCTTGCTGCTGAAG CTGGACCGTGAAGCGGAACTGAATGAAAATGTCCAAATGATCCCTCTCCCAAAGTCCAAGGACGACCTTCCTAAAAACACCCGATGCTCTGTGGCTGGATGGGGCCGGATCGATGCCACATATCTCCCCACACCGAAGCTCTTTGTCACCAACGTGACAATCCCTGGCCGCAGAAGGTGCCTCCAGTTTGACCCAGAACTTACCGATGGGATGTTGTGTGCCGGAAGTCGGGCCACCATCTGTGATGTTAGCAAT ggggattctgggagtgccTTGATCTGCAACGGGGCAGCCCACGGCATCGTCTCCTATGGCTTTCAGATCCCACCTTCCATATATACCCGCGTGGCTTActaccttccctggatccaggcgACGATGAATGAACactga